TGAAAACAATGACCGCTTCCGGCTCGATCTCGACCGTGTCTTCTTTGCGGGCGATTCGAACGGGGCCCAACTCGTCGCTCAGTTCGTCGGTATTCAATTGAACGACGACTACGCACCATCGGCCGAAGTGAATCAAGTCGTTCCGAAAACGTCGATCCTCGGCACGATTCTCATGTCGGGTCCGTACGATTTGAAACGAAGCATCATCGAGTCATCGAAGGCGGTCAACCGCTTCTTGTTCAAACGGATTGGTTGGGCTTACTTCGGAACGTACAATTGGGAAGACTTGCCGGTCGTCGCGGAAGCGTCGCCGCTCGTGAATATCCCGGCCACGTTCGTTCCGACGTTTATCACTGACGGCAACACCGGTTCGTTCGAAACGCAAGCGAAAGAATTTGCGACGATCCTCTCAGGTCGTGCGGACGTCACGAGCGTCTTTTATGACCGAAACGAGCACACACTCGGCCACGACTACCATTTTGAGATGGATAAGCCGGCAGCCAGTGCCACGTATCGCCGTTTAATCACATTCTTGCGTGAAACGACGCGTTAACAAATAATCCCCGCCCATCATTGGGCGGGGATTATTTTTGTCAGTTGAGCAATGCGAGCGCGCGGCCGATCAACTCATGCCGCGATGGCGACGTCTCACGTAACGCGTGCAACCGTTCCGTCAACGCCTGTCGAAGCGCATCGGACTCGACGAGCTCCAAACATTCGATGTGGAGCAACCAAGCATCGGGATGATTGGCAAGAATCGTCGGCACGAGCTCATCAATCGACTCGCCTTGCTCCCGCATATTGCGAATTCGATTGAACATCGGGTCATCGTTCGTCCAAACACGGGCGTCACGTTCGATCTGGACCGGCTTCTCCAAGATGATGAGCTCTTCAATCTCGGTGCCTGGGAAGATCGATGGGAGCGTGTCTTGTCTCACTTCAAGTGTCGTGAGATGGATTTGTCGGTCTTCAATCGTGACGATGACGTCTTCGAACTGTAACGCTTCCGTCGTCTCGCTGACGAGGCGTCCGTCCAGTCGAATCCCTGCCGTCGCCAATACGTCTTGAAGCGGTCCATCGAGAACGAGTACGCCGTGGTTCTGTAAGTTCGTCAATTGACCGTGATTGACGTTCACACAGTCGTCCCACTGGACGAGCGCATGGGCTCCGGAGCGTGTCACGTGACGAATCACACCGACGCGGTCCGTCCCGTCTTCAAGCCGGACGGTCGATTGACTGCCCGACGCGAGCGCTTTCTCGAGCGAGGCGATCCCACCTTGGTTGACCGCCATCCGTGACTCGAGTTCGTCTAGCGCGTCCTTCAACGCTTCAAAGTCCGGGATGACGAACAACTCGCGTTGCATATTCGTCACGTCCTGTTTCGTTTCGAGTGCGTGCTCTAAATTGAACGGATGTTTCGTGACGGCGTCAGTCAAACAATGACGGCTCTCCCCGACCGATGATAACAGTCCTGCCCCGTAGATGAGCGGGTTGTCCACCTCACCGATGAGACCGAACTCGACCGTCCACCAAAAGATGCGGGCGACTTGTTGCGCTTCAGAGAAGCCGGTTACTTGGGCTTTGGCCGCATGAACCGCCGCTTCGGCTGCCGCGATCTCCTCGTCCGTCGAGTTCGCATTCTCCTTCACGACGGTCAATCGTTTCAGTGCTGCAAACGAGGCGTGTTCTTCACGATTCATGAACGCTTTCGCTCCAAGCTGTCCGAACCGCTTCACGATTTGAGAGAACTCCGGATCCATCAACATCGGTGCATGACCAGCCGCCTCGTGGATGATATCTGGTGCCGGACTGTACAAAATATTCTCGACTTTACGAATATCGGTCGCGACCGGCAACATGCCGTTGCCTTGGAAATCAAAGAAAGCGACACCTGGGATGAGTCCATCGACCGCGACCGTCGACCAACCGGCCGCTCGCATCTCTTCGGTCATCTTTTCAACGTCAGGGAGACGCTCTGGTCCCATGCCCGTCTTTTTCAACCCTTCGATGTAGAACGGGTGTGCCTTCCCTTCAAGCGTGTGCAAGTTCAGTCGCAAGACGAAGCGCCAGACAGCATGATCCGTCGGCGTGTACTCGTCGTAGAACTGTGGCG
This sequence is a window from Exiguobacterium mexicanum. Protein-coding genes within it:
- a CDS encoding alpha/beta hydrolase, whose translation is MNKGLKRAGLGLVGTAVAGAAYVFLSPKPTSRLVKTSFAGGNEVAIKGFEEVVQKTSVRKDIDYHSAYENGTFDLIRYEGEKQIVPTIFWVHGGSFVGGDKADVFKYATSIASNGYNVVSVNYALAPDVTYPVPLQQLEEAYTYIAENNDRFRLDLDRVFFAGDSNGAQLVAQFVGIQLNDDYAPSAEVNQVVPKTSILGTILMSGPYDLKRSIIESSKAVNRFLFKRIGWAYFGTYNWEDLPVVAEASPLVNIPATFVPTFITDGNTGSFETQAKEFATILSGRADVTSVFYDRNEHTLGHDYHFEMDKPAASATYRRLITFLRETTR
- a CDS encoding aromatic amino acid hydroxylase, which codes for MLTQIIPRHLAPHISPQFYDEYTPTDHAVWRFVLRLNLHTLEGKAHPFYIEGLKKTGMGPERLPDVEKMTEEMRAAGWSTVAVDGLIPGVAFFDFQGNGMLPVATDIRKVENILYSPAPDIIHEAAGHAPMLMDPEFSQIVKRFGQLGAKAFMNREEHASFAALKRLTVVKENANSTDEEIAAAEAAVHAAKAQVTGFSEAQQVARIFWWTVEFGLIGEVDNPLIYGAGLLSSVGESRHCLTDAVTKHPFNLEHALETKQDVTNMQRELFVIPDFEALKDALDELESRMAVNQGGIASLEKALASGSQSTVRLEDGTDRVGVIRHVTRSGAHALVQWDDCVNVNHGQLTNLQNHGVLVLDGPLQDVLATAGIRLDGRLVSETTEALQFEDVIVTIEDRQIHLTTLEVRQDTLPSIFPGTEIEELIILEKPVQIERDARVWTNDDPMFNRIRNMREQGESIDELVPTILANHPDAWLLHIECLELVESDALRQALTERLHALRETSPSRHELIGRALALLN